CGTCTTGCCGGAACCGTTCGGCCCGAGCAGGCCGAAGATTTCGCCCTTGTTGACCACCAGGTCGAGACCTTCGACCGCAACAGAGCGGCCGTAGTGTTTGGTGAGGCCCTTTACCTCGATGACGGGCCTACTCATCTGCGTCCATACCTTGTCACGGCCATGGCGAGCACAATGACGGCGGCGCCGATGACGCCGAGGCCCGCTGCACCCCAGATCGTTGACGTCGTCACTGTGACGCGGAAGTCCGCATTGTCGGATGCGCCGTCGCCATCCGCCCGTACACTGACCATGTAATCGCCAGCGATCGCATTGTTCGACGGCGTCATGCGCACGGCAACTGTTTGCTGAGCGCCAGGTGCGACTGCTTCGAGCACCTTGGGGTCGAGCTCAACATTCCAGCCGGTGGGAGCATTTGCCGAGAGCTTGACATCGGTCGCCGGCGCCGTACCGGAGTTATTGATGGTAAAGTTGAACATCTGTTCCCTGCCGGCCACGGCCCTGCCGGAAAGGCGGCCGCCCGGCCCTGACAGCGATATTGACGGTGAGCCCGTGACATCGAGCACCAGCTGCGTTTTGCCTTGCGCCTTCGGGCTGGACGCTTCGACCATGACCGGATACTGCCCGGCGGCGGCATTCTGAGGCGGTTTGACCGATACTTTCACGGTTTTGGTTTCGCCAGGCTTGAAAGGAAGACTGGTAAGCTCCTGGCTGCCATATTGCTCTTTGAAGGTGGCAGCAAAGCCCGGCGGCGCGTCGGACACAAGGTTGAGGGTCTCATTGTCCTGACTGTCGTTCTTGATAGCGACATCGAAATCGAAATTCGATCGAGGCGTTCCTCTCAACGCCGGCAAGCTCGGTGTCAACGTCACTTTGTCGGGCTCAGCGGCCGCCAAGGTCATCGAAATGGGCAACTGCAGCGCCTCCTTCGTGTCGGAGGTGCCTTGAACGGTGAAGTTGTAGGTTCCCGGCTTGGTGTTTTCAGGCGCTGTAATCTTCAGGGTCAGCCTTTGGCTGTCATCGGCACCCACTATTGCCGCACTAACCGGCCTGCCGCCTCCATCCAGCTCCCATTTCCAGGTGTCAGGCAGGCCGTTGACGGAGAAAGCAACGCGTGCCGGAGGCAGGTTGGAATTGGAGAGCGTCAAGGACAGGTTGGTGTCCTGACCGATGCGTTCGGTCAGAACCGGGAAATCCGTCGTCAGCCACAGGCCGGTTGGCTTAGCCGGTGCGGTCTGCGCCAAGCCGTCGGAGGCATACGAAACCATCCCGCCGGCAAGCACCAGGGCCGGCAGGAAATGACGAAAGCGACTCATCGCATCACTCCCAGATCAATAATGGACGCTTTTCTCAGCAGCCATCGGTGCGCTGAGAACGACAAAACGATCCGGCGCAATTATGACGAGAATCGGGCAAAGACATTAAATCTTCTTAATATGGCGAGTTGTCGTTTCGTCCGACAGGGGCGCTTTGAACGATGCCGACCGGAACTCGATTCGTCCTCAGCGTCAAACAAATAGCAGGTAGATAGCGCCTAAAACAAATGCTTAAGTTAAAATTGAGATGGCAAATGGTATTCCAGTCAACCCGCTTTTCCAAGCGGCTTCGCGTCGCTCTCCCCTTGCGACAGATCGCCTCTTCTAACACGTTCTTTGTATCATATCATGATATTTTGATCTGAATTGATATCCCGTGATTTTGAATGGGTGATGAACATCACAGTCCCCTTGGATGGCCTGCATCATGTTGCGCAGATCCGCTTTCGGCGCTTCAATCAAACCTCGTATTTTATATCACAGCATGACATATAGCCTTAGCAGCTCTCCACCTCATTTGGGCAAATGATGTCATCGCGCTTCCGTAGACCGAAATTATTCCGCCGTTCCCGCGTCCTATGGGGTTCTTTCAATCTCTGGCGGCCGCGCCTGGTATTCTGGACGGGGGCTCTGGCGATCGGCGTGATCAGCGTCGGATTCGCCAAGCTTGCCGATCTGGCCCAGCGCACCTTTGCCGGCGTGACCCAATCGGGCGAGTGGACGTGGCTGCTGCCGCTCGTGCTTACACCGCTCGGATTCGTGCTTTCAGCTTATCTCGCAGCAACCCTGTTTCCCAATTCGCAAGGGAGCGGCATTCCGCAGGCCATCGCGGCTCGACACCTGCATCACGATGAGGACCGCACGAAATTGCTGTCGC
The nucleotide sequence above comes from Rhizobium sp. CB3090. Encoded proteins:
- a CDS encoding NEW3 domain-containing protein, which gives rise to MSRFRHFLPALVLAGGMVSYASDGLAQTAPAKPTGLWLTTDFPVLTERIGQDTNLSLTLSNSNLPPARVAFSVNGLPDTWKWELDGGGRPVSAAIVGADDSQRLTLKITAPENTKPGTYNFTVQGTSDTKEALQLPISMTLAAAEPDKVTLTPSLPALRGTPRSNFDFDVAIKNDSQDNETLNLVSDAPPGFAATFKEQYGSQELTSLPFKPGETKTVKVSVKPPQNAAAGQYPVMVEASSPKAQGKTQLVLDVTGSPSISLSGPGGRLSGRAVAGREQMFNFTINNSGTAPATDVKLSANAPTGWNVELDPKVLEAVAPGAQQTVAVRMTPSNNAIAGDYMVSVRADGDGASDNADFRVTVTTSTIWGAAGLGVIGAAVIVLAMAVTRYGRR